The Punica granatum isolate Tunisia-2019 chromosome 4, ASM765513v2, whole genome shotgun sequence sequence aaaaatttattattagcgATAGAAAAAGACAAGTACATATATGAAAATCTATTGCTAAAAATttagttataataataattagaaaaatgtatgtatgaaaaaattattataaataagaaaataagataaaaaataaaaaaataaaaaatatattattgaattgggaaaaaaataggGTGGATCACGTCAAAATCCGCTGAGCCTCAGCTGTTCGGCATCAAAACAGTGAAATTCCAACATTACCCTTCCCCGTGAAACAGCCAATATTGTTCCTCTTCTCCTCGTCATAAGTGCAGAGATCTCCGCCTCTTCACTTCTCACCAGCccccgccccccccccccccccccccccccccctctcactctctctctaaaaaCCATCaacgtctctctctctctctctctcttccgtCGAGCAATTTATTAACAGTTTACACTTCACAGCGCAATTGATAACGTTCGGAATGATTATTTACAGAAGCCCTTTATCAAGATGGATAGATTGATGGATTTCGTTAGATAGACAAGAAATTTTGAGAgacagagaaagagagaaggagagaacCCGTAACCCATCTCAGGGAGGCCACCCAATCTATTGCTTTGCTTTTGTTCCGTTGGTTTTTGCCTTGTCCTATTTCTGGCCTTAATCCCCCCGAAACCTCGGAACCTCCCGGCCCTTGTTCTGATCCTCTGTTGCCTCGGCCCCCTCAATTTTCCCTCTCAGAAATACTGGACCTTCTTCCTCTGCCCAGAATTTCCCGTTCCCTGGTCGACATTTTTTGTGTTTCGATTGACAGACCTCTCTAGAGCTTCATTCATGGTTCCTATCCGGCTCCCAGCAGGgcctttcttcttctgcttcaaCTTAAAGAATTGCAGTTCCCCAACCGGTTTTCGGGTTCAAGATTGACTCTTTcaaggtctctctctctctctctctctctctctctctctctccccatgTGGGCGTTCCTAAATTGACAAAGTCCTCCGCCTTCCTTGTTAAAGATCCCACCTTTCTCCGTCTAAACCTTGTTCTTGATCCGCCACAGCCAAGAGAATGTACGGGACGCAGAGCAAGAGGGACCTATCCCTCGAGTTGCAGTCTCAGATTCCGATCCTGAGGCCGAGCATCCACTCCCGGCGGGCCAACCTGACCGTCAAGTTCCAGGACCTGTACGGGTTCACGGTGGAAGGGAATGTCGACGACGTGAACGTCCTCAATGAGGTCAGGGAGAAGGTCAGGCAGCAGGGGCGCGTCTGGTGGGCCCTGGAGGCCAGCAAAGGGGCCAATTGGTACTTGCAGCCCGAGATTTCGAACGGGCTCGCTCTCAAATCGTCCCTCAAGATCTCGGCCGTGGCGAATTCCATCACCCTCAGGAAGCTGATCCGGAAGGGTATCCCGCCGGTGCTGCGGCCCAAGGTCTGGTTCTCGCTCTCGGGGGCGGCCAAGAAGAAGTCCACGGTGCCCGAGAGTTACTATAATGACCTCAGTAAGGCTGTGGAGGGCAAGGTCACCGCTGCCACCAGGCAGATTGATCATGTGAGTGAGTATATACGAGAAATCCGGCCCTCCTCAATTCGCATTGCATTGATTGTTTAGAATCTCGATTGTCCTTATATGGTCGAACTTCAGGTTTTGTGGATGTGGATGGATCAAGTAAGATTTGGGATTCAGGAAAGCATTCAATTTTAGGGTATAGATAGAGCTTAGGGTAGCAAAATTTTCGTTATATGCAGGCTTTTCAATGGTTGAAAAGGGTAGAGTTTGGTGTGAAAAATTTTGTTTAGGCAGCTGAAAATTGGTGGCGTATGGTCAGTCTTTGATCACGATCTTATTGATCAGCCATCGATCTAGTATAAACAACTAATAAAATACGAACGTGTCAACATGCTCCACCGGTGTATTCATTGTCTTGTTGATGTTCGAGGAATGATGAATCACATATAACCCAATGTAGAGCGGCTTGGTCAAATGGTTCGGCATTATTGGTTCAACTAGCTCAGTGATCCTAAAAGCATGGCAGTAGAGGTATTGAGCTAGTTCTAGGTGCTTCGTTTGGTAGATTTTTACTTCCCATTTCAATACCACCCAGTTCCGATGTTGTTATTGATAAGCCatacataataattaaatatgcaGGATCTGCCGCGGACGTTTCCAGGTCACCCATGGCTGGATACCTCAGAAGGTCATGCAGCCCTCAGGCGTGTCCTTGTTGGATATTCTTTCCGCGACTCTGATGTTGGCTACTGTCAGGTGTGACTCTGATCTTGTTCTTAATTGTCACTTGCTCTGTCTTGCTTGGCCCATCAACATGATTGAGCTcctgcaaaaaaaaagggaaaggctTATTTCTGAGGAACAGCTTTTGTTTGTCAGAAAAGATAGTCTCTTAACAATATTCGAGACACACAACCAAATTTGCATCTATCTTGCCTCGAAGTATCAGCTCTTGCATTGTGAGAGTAGTAATGgagaataaaattatttgatcAGCTTATAAAATgcattatttcaaattttgatcCTGTCCTTGGTATGAAAACCATTCAAAAACTTATACTTCTGTTATGCTTAGAACTAAAATTTATATCAACTCATTCGAGTTTCGACTTTCTTGCTCTTTAATGCGAGTTTGCTTCTTAAGTTCGGtgtattaatattaattattgattAGTAAGACCAGGAAGGATGGTGAGCTAATTAAATGGCACTTCATGCAGGGGTTGAATTATGTTGCAGCACTCTTGTTGCTGGTCATGAAAACGGAAGAGGACGCCTTTTGGATGCTGGCTGTCCTGTTAGAGAATGTCTTGGTTAACGACTGCTACACAAATAATTTATCAGGATGTCACGTTGAACAAAGGGTATTTAAAGATTTACTCACTAAAAAGTGCCCGAGGTACTTTTATTTACTACGATTGTGCGCTTCTCAGCATGTGTAGTTTATTTAGAATTGCTTGAGAAGCTATATATTAAAGCAAGAAATTTGCAGGTTAGCAGCTCATTTGGAGGCATTAGAGTTTGATGTTTCGCTCGTTGCCACGGAGTGGTTCCTGTGTCTCTTCTCGAAGAGCTTGCCTTCAGAGGTGAGAGCGAAGAGTCCCTgttccttttcctcttcctcttcctcattGGAACACGCGAACTCTCGTTATAATTAACTACTGATCGTTCGActgacaaaaaaatttcactccCTCTTAGACAACTTTGAGGGTGTGGGATGTTCTGTTCTATGAGGGCGCCAAGGTTCTATTCCATGTGGCTCTAGGTATCTTCAAGGTGTGGTTGGTTTTTTTGTTTCGGCTTATATCCACATTGTACATGTTTTCTATTGTGAATCATCATATCGTCTGAGGCTGCTAAACTCGAGTGAATCTTTATGGGATATTGCAGATGAAAGAAGACGAATTGCTTCTAACCCATCACGTAGGCGATGTAATTAACATCCTGCAGAGGACTACTCATCACCTCTTCGATCCCGATGATTTGCTGACGGTAAGACAATCGTCCAAGTTTTAATTGAAGCGGACCCGTTTTATAATATGTTGATATGTTTGAGTTTAACCTCAACCGTCTGTTCTGGGATACGAAGAGGTGAACGGAATTTTTCTTGCACTTTGCAGGTCGCTTTTGAGAATACTGGTTTCATGTTCACTAACACGCTCTCAAAGCAAAGGAAGAAGCAGGAGCCAGCAGTCATGGCTGAGCTCGACCAGAGACTGAGACGACTAAATTCCCTCAAAATGGACGACAAATAGCACCTCGGGGTCTACGCATCTGATCGGAATCTCTGTATCATGAGACGAGAAAGAGAGACATTATAGTTAACGTTATTACCGAACATAATTCCTGTATGTATTTGCTGCTCACTGGAAAAGGGGAGGGACAGAGTAAAATGGTTCGACGATGTGCCCTCTGTGATATCTCAGGGCATAGAAATGGGGTACAGTTGGTGGCAGAATtgtaaatttttcaaattgttttaCGGACCGGTTCATTCCAAAATATAATGTGATTCCGGTTCTGTTGTTACTGGGTTTCTTTCGACATCAACTCGACATCTGACGTTAGATGCCCAAGGTAGAGATGTCTCATGCAGTGAGAGGCATCTCCCAGCCACCCACCCCATTGCCCATTATTAGGTcatgaaatttctttttgaTGAACGTCATGAAATTTGATAACAGCAGCTTTTGTTGTTCTTTCTTGATCGAAGTTCTATAAAACATCCCAGTATTTCAATGCTGCAAGGAAATTGGCACGTGACCCAAGACTCAGACGTCTTTAAGAATTAAGAGTGTTTCAACGGCACGACGAATCTAAACGTTCATAAAATAAGATGTTTTTACTTGGGATTGGTTGTAGGCAAGGAGTCCATGAAGGGATCATAAGGGGAAGTGCTCTGATAGGATGTGGAAGGCATGGAGGTGAACTGCTGCTGCCCGTAAGGGTATATGAACTGCTGCCCATGATGCGGGTCTGCATATAGGCGAGGAGGCTGAATGTAACCACATGAGTTATATATAAGCTGATTGTCGGGCAGGACCGGGCATTGTTCGATATACCGGAAGCCGCCTTCTTGTTGTTCCCCTACTGGACGGTCAGGAGCTGGAGCTTCAGGCTGCTGGTGATTCTCAGGGAAACTCCCAGGAACCTCTGTAGTGCGGCTGCTGGGCCACTTTAAAAAATCTCCATGTCGACACGCATGTCATCAGTCATGCAGACGGTTGGCCTCACCAGATCGGGAGTATTGTTTTCTGTCAAGGAATGGTCGTTCACCAAATGGCCGCATTTGTCAGCCAGGGCCTTGTGCCGCGATGTCCAGTCGTGGCGGCTCCATAGATAGAGTGAGGGAGGCTGAACGTTCCAGTCCTCTAGTTGTCGATTGCACACATCAATAGACCCAGGCaggtaaaatgactgggaacACGAAAAGTAGAGATCTCATCAGTTGTACTGACCATAAACGACAACAATATAGTTCATTCCCGCGCACATTTTAAGACAGGTCTATGGCTTTCTACTAACtaatatactatataaaaGTACCTACTTTTGAAAACATTTCGTGGAATTTTACACTGTCATCATGAATTGTCCATTGCATTGAAGGCGAAGTTTTACGGAAATGGTTTTCTCCCACACGTACCTTTCCTGTGAGCAGTTGCCGATCTTTCCAGATCAAATCATATGGATCAGGTCCGGTATCAAGGCTGGCGTTTCCagtaagaagaaagaaagcacCGTTAATACGTGATTAGCTTTAGGAGTTGCAAAGCAATGAAGCAATCAGGAAATTGCTGCGCTTACCGATATGTTTCTTCCGGAACAATAAGAGTAAGAAGCTTTGGTTTGAACTCGAGAGCTTTGCGAATGAACCTGTTAGCAAGAGATGCTTTGACCCCAAAAGGAGGATTAAGCCCCATGATCtaattccaaaaaaaagaCAGCAAAATAAAAGAGGTAAGCTTAGGCATTTGCACGAAGACATCAAAAATATCTGATTGGTGTCGAAGATGAAGCCTTACCAGCTTGGATCCGTCAGGGAGTTCATTTGTTTCAACAGACATCCAGTCTCTCTTCTCAAAACAGAATGTGTTCTGCAGAAAAACAATTCTAAATCATTGTTCTTCCTCAAACAACAAATTACATTATGTTTTTCTACTGGAGACAGCAGTAAAACTCTTAAAGAGCAAGGCTAATATAGCAGCAAAATTGGGATTGTCTCCTTGGGGACAAGAAGGAAAATTACAATGGAAACTTAATCAGGGAAAATATATCCTCAGATGTGCCATGGAAAATTTACCTGGGGAGGGAAAAGATCATAGTTTTTGAAGGAGCAGCTTTTGCCGATTATCTTAAGCTTTTCTTTCAGTAGACAACTGAACTCATTAGCACCACAGCAAAAATCAACTATCTGCACAAACGAAATGTTTCGGTAGCTTGAGTATTAGAACAGCCAAACCTTAAGAAACAACAAACTCATGCAGGAAACTGATACTGTATGAAACTGTCCCTCAGAGTCGAGCAGAATGACATTATGTCTTGATTAGTGCTCTTTCAGTGCGCCAAATTGTCTCGAactcatccaaaaaaataaaataaaattgaactcTTCATGATCATTAGCAAGATTTAAAAGCTTTTTGAGTTACTCTGAGCTAATGATCACTATTAAGGACTAGTAACCAAAGTAAGTAACCAATTCTATGGTTGGTGCATTAACTGAACCAATCTGAAAGTTCTTTGTCAAGCAACTTTAGGACATGGTGCTCAAGCGGCAATTTAAAACAAACATCCCAGATGAAATGTATGCTTACAATTGCTTTTTCCTACCCTAAGAATTGAAGAAGTTCTAGCCAACAATATATTTTTGGAGGTTTATTTATTATACAGACTAACCAAATTACTGCAAGCAAACCATTGTTCTATTAACAAGAAAATCGAGCATGTACTTCGAAGTTCaaacatgtaatatatatatatatatatgtatgtatgtatgtatgtatatatatggataagTCAAACATGAAATATTAACATGTATAAAGTCTGCCTATCAAAAAAGCGTATAAAGTCAGCATTTTGGGGAGTAGATATATTGCTATAGATAGACTTAAGTTTCACTTAATTACACGACAGTTGAGTAAGGTTTTATGATTGTAACACCTGGTAAAGAGAACGGAACTCTAAACCtaaggaaaaattgaaatatgcTTACCGTGTCTCCGTTTTGGACATACCATTGGAGCCTTTCAACAATCTGCCAATTGAACTCAAAACTATTAGATAAAGTGGTGACTTTCTTGAACCAGataacatattttttcttgggTACCTCCTTAAGTTTGTCAGATTTTGTAAAATGGCGACCAAAAGATGTATAGCGTACGCCATGAAGAAAGGGTGCCATATAAACTCGTAGCTTCATCTGAATAGGCAAGCAAAATAAGTATGAGCAATTGAGATGTCATTGATAAATCTacgaagaaaatgaagaaaaagtagAAATGCTGCTTTGAATGGAAAGCCCATGAACTCATCATGAGCGTTCAAAACATTCTGCCGATGCACAAAAGATATAAAAGAACAATGCAAAATGGTATAAGTCGATGATTTATGCAATTACACCTAATAGCTAAATGGCCGAAGCCAAACAATGAAAGTTAATGCAATTGTGAAACTTTACTTGGTCAGAcatcaaaaataaatataatgaaattttcaTATGACAAGCATTAAAAAGAAGTGAATGATACCAAGGCATCATTTCCAGTGATTTATTAGCAACAAAAACCGCATAAATAGTCGTTCACATTTAACAAAGGTCCCCCACTGGGAAACTCCTCAAATTGCTCTCGAATAACATTTTTAAGATGAGACATGCACTGTTTAATTGGGCGTTTGCCCCGTTTCCTACCAAAAAATAGATGAGacatgcactttcaattatgAACACACATCACATATGTGATTGAGAATTCCGCGGTTTTCCACATAATTACACATCGAAaacctaaaaaaatttatgatggATGAGACCGGTTGGCATGACTGATAACCTAGTTCCATAAATACAATAAGAAAAGCTCATACCCTCCAAACAAGGAGCTGTTTCAGAATCCCTGGCTCACAAATTTCTTTTGCTTCCTCAATTGGACATCCTGTATCCAATTTCTGCAGAGCAGTTCGGACGGCCTGCAAGCATTTAAAGAGGGAGAGTTCCAATTTAGCAATAGGATGATAAAACAAGAGGACAACATAGAGAAGAGCAGAAACATGATATACCTTCACACAGTGTTCCACCTTGCCAAGAGTTATGCTCCTGTCCAACATAGCATGATTTGATTTGGCTTTGTGCTTTCTCATACATTCATCAACATCAAATGAAGCATTGGACTCTCCAATCAGGGCCAATATTCTGttaacatttaaaaaaaaaaagataatctAAGTTTCCCAAGTTTCTACTAAATATAAACCACAATAGCATTGAATGATTATTAGAATAGAGCTGATTAATTACCGGTTTTGCATTTCGGTGTCTTCTAAAGAGCATTGATCCCTATCTTCATTTTCATCTACATCAAGGTCTACATAAGCCACTTTTTGCTGCTTCTGGGAATATGGCCTCGAATTGAATGATGAATTGCTTAGCGAGGGAAACCTGCTATCTTTCCCTAGTGAATTGTCATCACGACTGGAGGTGGATTGGTTGATCTCTGAAGATATTTTGGCCGAAATGGTGATGTTCGGTGTCCGTATTCTGGCACTCAAGAAATCACCAACATGGCCTGTGTCAGAAGTTCTCTCAATTGTATTTGGCATCTTTGCAGCAGTTTTTTCTATTGAACAGCTTTCAGAAGTTGCGCATTTCTTTTTCGCTGGTATCCTCGGTCTGATCGGGGGATAGtgtttcttctttccttccaCAGACGGAAATATAATGTGCTCCCTAGCCGGTGTCCCCCACTTAGGATCTATAATATGGTCCCTGGTCACATGATAAAAGACTGCGGAATAAAATTTTTGGAAGAGCAGTTTAATATTTCTAAGGAATCCAAAGTAGGAAGATAAAATTTGCTTACAtgcaatatattaatattcgACTTGGCAGCAGATGATCCCAAGCCCTTTGAGGCAATCCATCGTCACCAAAAGAAATTTCCCTGAACCATTAAAGAAGTTGAAAGCGTCTTTATTACTAAATAAACTATAACAAAAAATACAGCTAACGGTAAGGGATTCCTCTAAAgggtgcaaaagatgtaaaaCAATCGGAAAGTACCTTGGCAAGCATTTCCGGTGGTATGCCTTAGGGCAGCGCCTACAAACTGCTAGCTGCAAGTCATGAACTGTCTTATCTTCACTTTGGTGG is a genomic window containing:
- the LOC116203299 gene encoding TBC1 domain family member 2B; the protein is MYGTQSKRDLSLELQSQIPILRPSIHSRRANLTVKFQDLYGFTVEGNVDDVNVLNEVREKVRQQGRVWWALEASKGANWYLQPEISNGLALKSSLKISAVANSITLRKLIRKGIPPVLRPKVWFSLSGAAKKKSTVPESYYNDLSKAVEGKVTAATRQIDHDLPRTFPGHPWLDTSEGHAALRRVLVGYSFRDSDVGYCQGLNYVAALLLLVMKTEEDAFWMLAVLLENVLVNDCYTNNLSGCHVEQRVFKDLLTKKCPRLAAHLEALEFDVSLVATEWFLCLFSKSLPSETTLRVWDVLFYEGAKVLFHVALGIFKMKEDELLLTHHVGDVINILQRTTHHLFDPDDLLTVAFENTGFMFTNTLSKQRKKQEPAVMAELDQRLRRLNSLKMDDK
- the LOC116203298 gene encoding protein ENHANCED DOWNY MILDEW 2-like, yielding MHMASSNEDSEIVPECITNYWLFDHSVNPTSFTNLPLQWPGDEIHRDLQTEIFLRGTGDDGLQEVCKQVIAWRFELSYAQPEISMLSKNRKWMQLCHPKKSFEKFIRSALITVYSLHYLKRNQESSGDHLWNHLQKFFGSYELEPSMNDLVAHLSLIEEAIKRDIYLANCKYLLSIVDKDMRESIALHKDIQPAKVSKFIDDTDDVVIEAQELDAEEESSFDTVCALCDNGGTILPCEGICMRSFHATKEAGGDYCESLGFINDAQVEAIPLFRCKNCKYKKHQCFSCGRLSSSDTSSGAEVFSCCSGTCGHFYHPKCVAELLLPSDKAQAEELQKKIIAGEPFVCPVHKCLICHQSEDKTVHDLQLAVCRRCPKAYHRKCLPREISFGDDGLPQRAWDHLLPSRILIYCMDHIIDPKWGTPAREHIIFPSVEGKKKHYPPIRPRIPAKKKCATSESCSIEKTAAKMPNTIERTSDTGHVGDFLSARIRTPNITISAKISSEINQSTSSRDDNSLGKDSRFPSLSNSSFNSRPYSQKQQKVAYVDLDVDENEDRDQCSLEDTEMQNRILALIGESNASFDVDECMRKHKAKSNHAMLDRSITLGKVEHCVKAVRTALQKLDTGCPIEEAKEICEPGILKQLLVWRMKLRVYMAPFLHGVRYTSFGRHFTKSDKLKEIVERLQWYVQNGDTIVDFCCGANEFSCLLKEKLKIIGKSCSFKNYDLFPPQNTFCFEKRDWMSVETNELPDGSKLIMGLNPPFGVKASLANRFIRKALEFKPKLLTLIVPEETYRLDTGPDPYDLIWKDRQLLTGKSFYLPGSIDVCNRQLEDWNVQPPSLYLWSRHDWTSRHKALADKCGHLVNDHSLTENNTPDLVRPTVCMTDDMRVDMEIF